Part of the Streptomyces antimycoticus genome, CGAGCGCGAGCCGCTCGACCTCGTCCATATCGATGCGCAGATCGGACTCGCGCACGTGGTACGGCACGACCTTGTACAGCTTGCCGGAGTAGTTGATCCGCATGCCGTGGGTCAGATGCCCGCCGTGCGCGAGGTCGAGGCCGAGGATCGTGTCGCCGGGCTGCAGCAGCGCGAACATCGCGGCCGCGTTGGCCTGGGCGCCCGAATGCGGCTGGACGTTCGCCGCCTCGGCGCCGAACAGCTCCTTCACCCGGGCGATGGCCAACCGCTCGATGACATCGACGTGTTCACAGCCGCCGTAGTAGCGGCGGCCGGGGTAGCCCTCGGCGTACTTGTTGGTCAGGACCGAGCCCTGGGCCTCCATGACGGCGGCCGGGGCGAAGTTCTCCGAGGCGATCATCTCGAGGGTCGACCGCTGACGGTGCAGCTCGGCGTCGACCGCGGCGGCGACCTCCGGGTCGAGCTCGCGGAGCGGGACGGAGTGAGGGGTGGTGACCTGGGTGGGCGGGTTCGCTGCCATGTGCGCACCATCCTGGGAGGCGAACTACTGGACCACTGATCGGCAACTGATATATCAGCCTCTGCGGTAAGGTATGGGAGCTCACCGGACAGGTCAAGGGGGCCTCATGCGGAACGTGGCGACCGAGCCCGGGGACGGCGGGGAGCTGTCCCTCGCCGAGCGCGCCTACCGCGCCATCCGGGACCGTCTGGTCATGCTCGAGATCCGCCCGGGCGCGCCGATCAACGAGGACCAGCTGGCACAGTCCCTCGGTGTCGGGCGGACGCCGGTGCGCGAGGCGCTCAAGCGGCTCCAGTACGAGCGCCTCATCACCACCTACCCCCGGCGCGGCACCTTCGCCACCGAGGTCAACATCACCGACCTGGCCTATATCTCGGAGGTGCGCCAGGAGCTGGAGCCCTTGGCCGCCGCCCGGGCCGCGCGGCGCGCCACCGCCACCGACCGTGCGACGCTGACAGCTCTACGGCGGGATCTGGAGAGCGTGGATCCGCGCGGACACGCCGCCGCCGACCTCATGCATCTGGATCTGCAGGTCCACCGCGCCATCTACGCCGCCACGCACAACCCGTACTTGGAGGACACCCTCGTCCGCCACGACAATCTGGCCACGCGCATCTGGTGCCTGTTCATCGACCGCCTGTCCGACGTGGCCGGCCACGTCGAAGAGCACGGACCGCTGATCGACGCGATCGTCGCCGGCGACCACGACAAGGCGGCACAGCTCGCCGGCAGCCATGTCGAGGGCTTCGAACGGGCCATTCGCGCCGCCATCTGAGACGCCGACTTCCCCATCGCGGGCGGGAGTTCTCCTTCGGTCAGTGCAGCACGCCGCGCTGATTCTCCCACCAAACACATCATGCACCACCACGAACGCTGATCCCCAACTCCCGTTGTGTCCGCCTCCCGTGGGGTGGAGGCGGACACAGCGGGGCGCGGTCCGGCGGGGTCAGACGCGCGTCGAGTGCTCCGCGTACGGCGGCTCCGCCGTGGACCCCGGCGCGGGCGCGGGCGCGGGGCCGCCCTCGCTGGACGGGGCCTTGTTCAGCGGCTGGTCGATGACCACGTGGAGGGCCGCGTCGTCGCTGCCGTTGAAGTTCTCCCGCAGGGCCGCGGCGACCTGCCGGCTCTCGGCGCCCTCGGGCAGGACACGTTCGTCCGGTGTGCCGAAGGTGATCCCCAGCAGTGGGCTCGCCGCCAGCAGCAGGACCGCGAGCACGGGCAGCGCCGTGAGCGCGGGCCGCCGCATGACGGTGCGGGCCGGCCGTCCCCACAGGGATGCCCGGGCGCCGGTGTGTCCCGGCTTCACCCATGGCGGCCGTCCGCCGTTGACCCGGTGCCCCAGCACCTTGAGCAGGGCCGGCATCACGAACAGAGTGCCGATGGCCGCGAGGGCGACCACACCGAACCCGCATAGCCGAACGAGCGCAGGAGTACTGCGGGAACACCAGGAGCGCCGCGAGCGCGGCGGCCACGGTCGCGGCGGAGAACGCGGCGGTGCGGCCCGCGGTGTTGACCATCTGCCGGACGGCGTCGTCCACGCCCGCCCCCGCCGCGAGCTGCTCCCGCAAGCGGCTGATCATCGCCACCGGCGGCCGCTCTCCTGCTGAGCGGTGGGGACATATGCACGGCCTCGTCGTGCTGGAGGTGTTCGGGCACACCGCCTTCATCGGGGAGCATCAGGCCCAGATCTTCCGCATGGCCATGCTGAAGTTGCTCGACGACATCCACCGCCGGATCCCCGCGGCCGGGGACACGCCACGTTCGGGCGACGGCTGAGGTGTTCGCCGGCGCAACGCGTTACGCGAGTTCGCTCCTTGAAGGCACGTCACTTCATTGGTGCGGACCTATTGACGGGACGCGTTCAACTCCCGAAATATATGGGCCGAGAGTCCGGCCGTGACCTTCCGGCCGAAAACCGCATGTCGCGGGCTGCGGCGGCGCCTGTCCGACGGACATGCCACTGC contains:
- a CDS encoding GntR family transcriptional regulator, with the translated sequence MRNVATEPGDGGELSLAERAYRAIRDRLVMLEIRPGAPINEDQLAQSLGVGRTPVREALKRLQYERLITTYPRRGTFATEVNITDLAYISEVRQELEPLAAARAARRATATDRATLTALRRDLESVDPRGHAAADLMHLDLQVHRAIYAATHNPYLEDTLVRHDNLATRIWCLFIDRLSDVAGHVEEHGPLIDAIVAGDHDKAAQLAGSHVEGFERAIRAAI